Proteins encoded in a region of the Macrobrachium nipponense isolate FS-2020 chromosome 39, ASM1510439v2, whole genome shotgun sequence genome:
- the LOC135210158 gene encoding zinc finger protein 236-like — MYQESSAVDNAEYHHIMYNYETLKLPPEAAAALKMTGVEADTVTLSASDSLPTVTLSAGESLVPSCISTSIPVTNVLTTTSLSEGVRLTAPSLSIATPLTCTSITNGIPLTAVTLTPTNSPSVVSAAVPSGHFSDGSVPSTLTVATMSDVDSSSVSAREDSLEIGQIVHTTDDGVLENSLVSSSSIDAVVTSMVASADCQGVVTNGRKIPSQVIAKLLSDDSLSLDMVRIITEQDVENESHQPQGFNMLARPGMLVHTKLADNDIVSGNSINPYRHVEVLNVRPTIRLDNEGSTHCSVVWTCAYCSMAFPSSEAVGQHHEKECTENQSITVATSSSATVESLISPLRQVDENTFELKLSTDKESQNGTEHDAHEEPVKDEEQHWSTEHESIWTCTICGGEFNKSEELGKHHLTHSIQDLSASLLKLTKPQRRAKVNKITAVPLPAVTASATVPSAVVLEQDNSNNCESAWNKSGLTAMEEELADNPGDTPPQTPPQESLTVKVKKKTGIKAPPVEKNDKKKGGKKTNKETKAPRQRKCKGRVVGQGSRDPHTCNICNKVLSCRGNLAKHLVTHASDKPFVCKPCGIGFNAKRDQQYHYLRYHTNERPNICEVCGKGYVFRQYLLKHMVFHGKERQFSCEICGKQFLTAKCVMRHKKRHKKEKLFKCTSCLKSFTVNADLKAHIRKIHRNNKKTSNIKQQQDSQHKVIQSVQSLQQKVPDSQSLKSKDITEFLLPSNATIQGQLLPAELEPATLSGTVSSKDEVFITPDPLGSIIPLSELPPNEYSASVAPIGDHTTYVMINSTDEEVASQNVSAAHGLNIMYAAATTPAQQVGELSRSHLSQGNLNQGQHMLVSSTLGDTTSQLSEGTLQHIESQTDLQHQAQETQTLAAVTEAGLDEGHQGDMNVAAGTDDHGSELAAATHDSVVHSSHDPGSGFHLELLSQTIQLELQRTQTSTANYLGISDR; from the exons AT gtaTCAAGAATCTTCAGCCGTCGACAATGCCGAGTACCATCACATTATGTACAATTACGAGACACTCAAGCTGCCTCCTGAAGCAGCAGCAGCGTTAAAGATGACGGGCGTAGAAGCTGATACTGTAACCCTCTCTGCATCAGATTCCCTACCTACCGTCACACTGTCCGCTGGCGAATCCCTGGTTCCGTCATGCATCAGCACCTCGATACCTGTCACAAATGTGTTGACCACAACTTCTCTCTCAGAAGGCGTGAGACTCACAGCTCCGTCCCTCTCAATAGCAACGCCGCTCACTTGCACGTCCATAACAAATGGGATTCCCCTGACTGCTGTAACTCTCACACCGACAAATTCTCCATCTGTGGTTTCTGCAGCAGTTCCCAGTGGGCACTTCTCTGACGGCTCTGTACCCAGCACCCTCACCGTTGCCACCATGTCAGATGTTGACTCCTCATCTGTGAGTGCACGAGAAGATTCTCTTGAAATTGGCCAGATTGTACATACCACGGACGATGGGGTTTTGGAAAACAGcttggtttcctcttcttctaTTGATGCTGTTGTAACTTCCATGGTAGCATCTGCAGATTGCCAGGGGGTGGTAACAAATGGTCGGAAAATACCTTCTCAGGTCATAGCAAAGTTGCTGAGTGATGATTCCCTGAGCCTCGATATGGTGCGTATTATCACTGAGCAAGATGTTGAAAATGAATCCCACCAACCACAAGGTTTCAACATGCTGGCTAGGCCGGGAATGCTCGTTCACACTAAATTAGCTGACAATGATATTGTTAGTGGGAATAGTATTAACCCGTATCGTCATGTAGAAGTTTTGAATGTGAGACCTACAATAAGGCTAGACAACGAAGGATCCACACATTGTAGTGTTGTCTGGACGTGTGCTTATTGTAGCATGGCATTTCCAAGTTCTGAAGCTGTAGGGCAACACCATGAAAAAGAGTGTACGGAAAATCAGAGTATTACTGTTGCAACGTCAAGTTCAGCAACAGTTGAATCTCTAATATCACCATTAAGACAGGTAGACGAAAATACATTTGAACTAAAGTTAAGTACTGATAAAGAATCTCAGAATGGTACAGAACATGATGCACACGAAGAACCCGTTAAAGATGAAGAACAGCATTGGAGTACAGAACATGAAAGCATTTGGACTTGTACAATTTGTGGAGGTGAATTTAATAAATCAGAAGAACTTGGGAAGCATCATCTGACTCACTCCATCCAGGACCTGTCTGCATCCTTGTTGAAACTCACGAAACCACAGAGAAGAGCAAAAGTCAACAAAATTACTGCAGTTCCCTTGCCTGCTGTTACTGCTTCTGCCACTGTCCCTTCAGCTGTTGTTTTAGAACAAGATAATAGCAATAACTGTGAAAGTGCCTGGAATAAATCAGGACTCACAGCTATGGAAGAAGAATTGGCTGACAATCCAGGGGACACTCCTCCACAGACTCCACCACAGGAAAGTCTGACAGTCAAGGTGAAGAAAAAGACGGGTATCAAAGCTCCCCCAGTTGAGAAGAATGACAAGAAAAAGGGTGGCAAGAAAACCAACAAGGAAACGAAAGCTCCCAGACAGCGTAAATGTAAAGGCCGTGTTGTTGGCCAAGGAAGCAGGGACCCTCATACTTGTAACATATGCAACAAAGTTCTGAGTTGTCGGGGTAATTTAGCCAAGCACTTAGTAACCCACGCATCAGATAAGCCTTTTGTATGTAAGCCGTGTGGTATAGGATTCAATGCCAAAAGGGACCAGCAATATCATTATCTTAGATATCACACAAATGAACGACCCAACATTTGCGAAGTTTGCGGTAAAGGGTACGTCTTCAGACAGTACCTCCTGAAGCACATGGTGTTCCATGGCAAGGAACGTCAGTTTTCATGTGAAATATGTGGCAAGCAGTTCTTGACGGCTAAGTGTGTTATGCGACATAAAAAGAGGCACAAAAAGGAAAAGCTCTTCAAGTGCACCAGCTGTTTAAAGTCATTTACCGTCAATGCAGATTTGAAGGCTCACATCCGTAAGATACACCGAAATAATAAAAAGACCTCCAATATTAAACAGCAGCAAGACTCTCAGCACAAGGTTATACAGTCAGTACAATCACTTCAGCAAAAAGTTCCTGATAGCCAGTCACTAAAATCGAAGGATATAACAGAGTTCTTGTTGCCAAGTAATGCAACAATCCAAGGCCAGTTACTGCCAGCAGAACTCGAACCTGCAACTCTGAGTGGTACTGTTTCATCAAAAGACGAAGTTTTCATTACCCCTGATCCATTAGGATCAATTATTCCTCTGAGTGAACTACCCCCTAACGAGTACAGTGCAAGTGTGGCACCTATTGGAGATCATACAACTTATGTCATGATTAACAGCACTGACGAAGAGGTTGCATCACAGAATGTGTCAGCAGCGCATGGGTTAAACATCATGTACGCAGCAGCAACAACTCCAGCACAGCAG GTTGGGGAGCTTAGCAGAAGTCATTTAAGTCAAGGTAACTTAAATCAGGGACAGCATATGTTGGTCAGTTCAACATTAGGAGACACCACCAGTCAGCTGAGTGAAGGTACTCTCCAGCATATTGAAAGTCAAACAGATCTACAGCATCAAGCGCAGGAAACGCAGACCTTAGCTGCAG TAACGGAAGCAGGATTAGACGAAGGTCATCAAGGGGACATGAACGTAGCTGCTGGCACTGATGATCACGGATCAGAACTAGCAGCGGCTACCCACGACTCTGTCGTTCATTCTTCCCATGATCCAGGAAGTGGCTTCCATTTGGAGTTGCTTTCACAGACAATCCAACTCGAACTCCAGAGAACCCAGACGTCGACTGCGAATTATCTTGGAATATCAGATAGGTGA